The DNA segment CACGGCGATCCGGTCGGCCACGTCCGCCACCACCCCGAGGTCGTGGGTGATCAGGACGAGCCCCATCCGGTACTCGCGCTGCAACTCGGCGAGCAGATCCATGACCTGCGCCTGCACGGTGACGTCCAGGGCGGTGGTGGGCTCGTCGGCGATGACCAGGGCGGGTTCCAGGGCCAGCGCCATGGCGATCATGATCCGCTGGCGCATCCCGCCGGAGAACTGGTGGGGGTAGTCGCGCACCCGCTGGGCGGCGCCGGGGATGCGCACCCGTTCCATCAGCTCGACGGCCTCGGCCCGCGCGGCCTTCCTCGACATCCCCCGGTGCACCACGAACAGCTCGCCGAGCTGATCGCCCACGGAGAGCACCGGGTTGAGGGCCGACAGCGCGTCCTGGAAGATCATCGCCATCCGGGCGCCCCGCAGCTCCCGCCGTTCCTCCTCCTTCATCCGCAGCAGATCGCGGCCCTGGAAGAGGATCTCGCCGCCGGTGATCCGCCCCGGCGGCATGTCGAGGATGCCCATCACGGCCTGCGCGGTCACCGACTTGCCCGACCCGGACTCGCCGAGCACGGCCAGCGTCTCCCCCTCGTCGACGGCGTACGACACCCCGTTCACGGCCCGGGCGATCCCGTCCCGGGTCCGGAACTCCACGTGCAGATCGCGGACTTCGAGCAGCATGGCGCCGTCACCTCAGCTTGGGGTCGAGGGCGTCGCGCACCGCGTCGCCGAGCATGATGAAGGCCAGGACGGTCACGGCGAGGGCGCCGGAGGGCCACAGCAGGGCGTGCGGGGCGTTGCGGATGTAGGGCGAGGCTGCGGAGATGTCGATGCCCCAGGAGACGCTGGGCGGCTTGAGGCCCACCCCCAGGTAGGACAGGGTCGCCTCCAGGGAGATGTAGGTGCCGAGCGCGATGGTCGCCACCACGATCACCGGGGCGACGGCGTTCGGCGC comes from the Streptomyces sp. SUK 48 genome and includes:
- a CDS encoding ABC transporter ATP-binding protein, encoding MLLEVRDLHVEFRTRDGIARAVNGVSYAVDEGETLAVLGESGSGKSVTAQAVMGILDMPPGRITGGEILFQGRDLLRMKEEERRELRGARMAMIFQDALSALNPVLSVGDQLGELFVVHRGMSRKAARAEAVELMERVRIPGAAQRVRDYPHQFSGGMRQRIMIAMALALEPALVIADEPTTALDVTVQAQVMDLLAELQREYRMGLVLITHDLGVVADVADRIAVMYAGRIVESAPVHDIYKAPAHPYTRGLLDSIPRLDLKGQALYAIKGLPPNLTRVPPGCSFHPRCPMARDVCRAEVPPLYEVSEVRGSACHFWRECLDGDER